In one window of Nakamurella sp. PAMC28650 DNA:
- a CDS encoding YggT family protein, giving the protein MNIVWQVAYLLLWIFRLLLIGRIVIEIVRVFAKTWRPIGRPAASMEILYASTDPPVKLFRRVIPMVRLGGVGFDLSIYVLFIIILILMAVTQSLAYASA; this is encoded by the coding sequence GTGAACATCGTCTGGCAGGTCGCCTACCTGTTGCTCTGGATCTTCCGGTTGCTCCTGATCGGCCGGATCGTGATCGAGATCGTCAGGGTGTTCGCGAAAACCTGGCGGCCGATCGGACGACCGGCCGCCTCCATGGAGATCCTCTATGCGAGCACCGACCCTCCGGTCAAACTGTTTCGCCGGGTGATCCCGATGGTGCGTCTCGGCGGGGTAGGGTTCGACCTCAGCATTTATGTTCTGTTCATCATCATCTTGATCCTGATGGCCGTGACGCAGAGCCTGGCCTACGCCAGCGCCTGA
- a CDS encoding DivIVA domain-containing protein, with amino-acid sequence MRLTPADVHNVAFKKPSIGKRGYDEDEVDAFLDLVEAELSRLIEENNELTQRLSAAQASGFAAGAPVEQAPQQQPGAVQQYVDQAPADGQHEHEAPEAQPEPVSIEKTPEIAAPVVAAAVAEAGPAAHHVQAAKLLGLAQETAERLTGDAAAEAEATRSAAKAESEKLVGDAQSEANRLVSEAQNKSDGMVNEATAKAEALERDSRIRADAMDREAQGKYSQVMSQLTEQRTTLEKKIDDLRVYEREYRSRLKSWITDQLSQLDESGAPVNDNSDQHVTQGAE; translated from the coding sequence ATGCGGCTCACGCCAGCCGACGTCCACAACGTCGCCTTCAAGAAGCCCTCGATCGGTAAGCGGGGGTACGACGAGGACGAGGTCGACGCCTTCCTGGACCTGGTCGAAGCGGAGCTCAGTCGCCTCATCGAGGAGAACAACGAGCTGACCCAGCGGTTGTCCGCGGCCCAGGCCAGCGGATTTGCTGCCGGTGCACCGGTCGAGCAGGCTCCGCAGCAGCAGCCGGGGGCGGTCCAGCAGTACGTCGACCAGGCGCCCGCCGATGGTCAGCACGAGCACGAGGCGCCGGAAGCCCAGCCGGAGCCGGTATCGATCGAGAAGACCCCCGAGATCGCCGCGCCGGTCGTCGCGGCTGCTGTGGCGGAGGCCGGTCCGGCCGCTCACCACGTACAGGCCGCCAAACTGCTGGGCCTGGCCCAGGAGACTGCGGAACGCCTCACCGGGGACGCAGCGGCCGAGGCCGAAGCCACCCGGAGTGCCGCGAAGGCGGAGTCCGAGAAGCTGGTCGGGGACGCTCAGAGCGAGGCGAACCGCCTGGTGTCCGAGGCGCAGAACAAGTCGGACGGCATGGTGAACGAAGCCACCGCCAAGGCCGAGGCACTGGAGCGGGACAGCCGGATCCGCGCCGATGCCATGGACCGCGAGGCACAGGGCAAGTACTCCCAGGTGATGAGCCAGCTCACCGAGCAGCGCACCACCCTGGAGAAGAAGATCGACGACCTGCGGGTGTACGAGCGCGAGTACCGCAGCCGCCTGAAGAGCTGGATCACCGATCAGCTGTCGCAGTTGGACGAGAGCGGCGCTCCGGTCAACGACAACAGCGACCAGCACGTCACCCAGGGTGCCGAGTAA
- the ileS gene encoding isoleucine--tRNA ligase, with translation MNDRTAYPLAGSGEVTARPDFPVAESATLAYWKSDDTFQASIDQRDGGENGSNEFVFYDGPPFANGLPHYGHLLTGYVKDVVPRYKTMRGQKVERRFGWDTHGLPAELEAERQLGIKGRGEILGMGIEKFNDACRESVMRYANEWQDYVTKQARWVDFDNDYKTLDPSYMESVLWAFKTLYDKGYVYEGQRVLPYCWVDETPLSNHELKMDDDVYQQRQDPSVTIWVQLSTGERLMAWTTTPWTLPSNLAMAVGPDLDYVVVESASEGRPAERYILAEARLASYARELGEDIADHVVDRLKGSELVGRTYEPLFGFLTDVAVFGTEAAFRVIPADHVTTEDGTGVVHMAPAYGEEDQIACEAAGIPTILTVDDRARFLPIVPPYAGMQVFDANPFVIDDLKRSGHLVRRETYEHSYPHCWRCRNPLIYKAVSSWFVEVTKFRDRMVELNQQITWVPEHIKDGQFGKWLANARDWSISRNRFWGSPIPVWKSDDPLYPRVDVYGSIAELEADFGTTVTDLHRPYIDDLTRPNPDDPTGRSTMRRVTDVLDVWFDSGSMPYAQVHYPFENKEWFEGGHFPGDFIVEYIGQTRGWFYLMHVLATALFDRPAFSTCISHGIVLGDDGRKMSKSLRNYPDVNEVFARDGSDAMRWFLMASPILRGGNLIVSEAGIREGVRQAVLPLWNAYYFLTLYAGAAGKVGRIRTDSEDVLDRYVLAKTSTLVDEITAQMDVYDIAGACASVRNFLEVLTNWYVRRSRQRFWDGDDDAIDTLHTVLEVVCRVAASLLPLTTEQIWRGLTGGRSVHLTDWPSLTGPGALPADPELVAAMDEAREIASVALSLRKGAKLRVRQPLAALTVASGASDRLQQFGSLLAEEVNVRSVSITPIGDGGDDIRVERKLAVNARAAGPRLGKQVQQVIGAAKKGDWSVDADGAVVVGGVALVEGEYTLDLVASGSGTDVIGMLRSGGFVSLDTVLDVELIEQGWVNDLLRLVQQARKDAGFQVSDRISLALAVPDDLWAAVDVRREQVAAETLATAIGRVPHIESERAVTGEVGDGIKVVLAVALAAD, from the coding sequence ATGAACGACCGCACCGCCTACCCGCTCGCCGGCTCCGGCGAGGTCACCGCCCGGCCCGACTTCCCGGTCGCCGAGAGCGCAACGTTGGCGTACTGGAAGTCGGACGACACCTTCCAGGCGTCCATCGACCAGCGCGATGGCGGCGAGAACGGCTCCAACGAGTTCGTCTTCTACGACGGCCCCCCGTTCGCCAACGGCCTTCCGCACTACGGCCACCTGCTGACCGGGTACGTCAAGGACGTCGTCCCGCGCTACAAGACCATGCGCGGGCAGAAGGTCGAGCGTCGATTCGGCTGGGACACCCACGGTCTGCCGGCCGAGCTGGAGGCCGAGCGGCAGCTGGGCATCAAGGGCCGCGGCGAGATCCTCGGGATGGGCATCGAGAAGTTCAACGACGCCTGTCGGGAGTCGGTGATGCGCTACGCCAACGAGTGGCAGGACTACGTCACCAAGCAGGCTCGCTGGGTCGACTTCGACAACGACTACAAGACTCTCGACCCGTCGTACATGGAGAGCGTCCTGTGGGCCTTCAAGACGCTCTACGACAAGGGCTACGTCTACGAGGGGCAGCGGGTGCTGCCGTACTGCTGGGTCGACGAGACGCCGCTGTCCAACCACGAGCTCAAGATGGACGACGACGTCTACCAGCAGCGTCAGGACCCGTCGGTGACGATCTGGGTGCAGCTGTCCACGGGCGAGCGGCTGATGGCCTGGACCACCACTCCGTGGACGCTGCCCAGCAACCTGGCGATGGCGGTCGGGCCGGACCTGGACTACGTCGTCGTCGAGTCCGCCTCCGAGGGTCGGCCCGCGGAGCGGTACATCCTGGCCGAAGCGCGGCTGGCCTCCTACGCCCGCGAGCTCGGCGAGGACATCGCCGACCACGTGGTCGACCGGCTCAAGGGCAGCGAGCTCGTCGGGCGGACCTACGAGCCGCTGTTCGGCTTCCTGACGGACGTCGCGGTGTTCGGCACCGAGGCGGCCTTCCGGGTGATCCCGGCCGACCACGTCACCACCGAGGACGGCACCGGCGTCGTGCACATGGCCCCCGCCTACGGCGAGGAGGACCAGATCGCCTGCGAGGCCGCCGGAATCCCGACGATCCTGACGGTCGACGACCGGGCCCGCTTCCTCCCGATCGTCCCGCCGTACGCGGGCATGCAGGTCTTCGACGCCAACCCGTTCGTCATCGACGACCTGAAGCGCAGCGGGCACCTGGTCCGGCGGGAGACCTACGAGCACAGCTATCCGCACTGCTGGCGCTGCCGGAACCCACTGATCTACAAGGCGGTCTCGTCCTGGTTCGTCGAGGTGACCAAGTTCCGTGACCGGATGGTCGAGCTCAACCAGCAGATCACCTGGGTCCCTGAGCACATCAAGGACGGCCAGTTCGGCAAGTGGCTGGCCAACGCCCGCGACTGGTCGATCAGCCGGAACCGCTTCTGGGGCAGTCCGATCCCGGTCTGGAAGTCCGACGATCCGCTGTACCCGCGGGTCGACGTCTACGGCTCGATCGCCGAGCTGGAGGCCGACTTCGGCACCACCGTCACGGATCTGCACCGGCCCTACATCGATGACCTGACGCGCCCGAACCCGGACGACCCGACGGGCCGTTCCACCATGCGCCGGGTCACCGACGTGCTCGACGTCTGGTTCGACTCCGGCTCGATGCCCTACGCGCAGGTGCACTACCCGTTCGAGAACAAGGAGTGGTTCGAGGGCGGACATTTCCCCGGTGACTTCATCGTCGAGTACATCGGCCAGACGCGCGGCTGGTTCTACCTGATGCACGTGCTGGCGACGGCACTGTTCGACCGGCCGGCGTTCTCCACCTGCATCAGCCACGGCATCGTGCTCGGCGACGACGGACGGAAGATGTCCAAGTCCCTGCGCAACTACCCGGACGTCAACGAGGTCTTCGCGCGCGACGGTTCAGACGCCATGCGCTGGTTCCTGATGGCCTCGCCGATCCTGCGGGGCGGCAACCTGATCGTCTCCGAGGCGGGCATCCGCGAAGGGGTCCGGCAGGCCGTCCTGCCGCTGTGGAACGCTTACTACTTCCTGACGCTCTACGCCGGTGCCGCCGGAAAGGTCGGCCGGATCCGCACGGATTCGGAGGACGTGCTCGATCGGTATGTCTTGGCGAAGACTTCGACACTGGTCGACGAGATCACCGCCCAGATGGACGTCTACGACATCGCGGGTGCCTGCGCCTCGGTGCGCAACTTCCTCGAGGTGCTGACCAACTGGTACGTCCGGCGGTCCCGTCAGCGCTTCTGGGACGGTGACGACGACGCGATCGACACCCTGCACACGGTGCTGGAGGTGGTCTGTCGGGTGGCAGCATCGCTGCTGCCCCTGACGACCGAGCAGATCTGGCGCGGCCTGACGGGAGGGCGGTCGGTGCATCTGACCGATTGGCCCAGCCTGACCGGTCCGGGTGCGCTGCCGGCAGATCCGGAACTGGTGGCGGCGATGGACGAGGCCCGTGAGATCGCCTCGGTCGCGCTGTCGCTGCGCAAGGGCGCGAAGTTGCGGGTCCGCCAGCCGCTGGCCGCCCTGACCGTCGCTTCCGGCGCCTCGGATCGACTGCAGCAGTTCGGCTCTCTGCTCGCGGAGGAGGTCAACGTGCGGTCGGTGTCGATCACCCCGATCGGCGATGGCGGTGACGACATCAGGGTCGAACGCAAGCTGGCCGTCAACGCCCGCGCTGCCGGGCCACGGCTGGGCAAGCAGGTGCAGCAGGTGATCGGAGCCGCCAAGAAGGGTGACTGGTCGGTCGACGCGGACGGCGCAGTGGTCGTCGGCGGGGTCGCCCTGGTCGAGGGCGAGTACACCCTGGACCTGGTGGCCTCTGGCAGCGGGACCGATGTGATCGGGATGCTCCGATCCGGTGGTTTCGTCTCGCTGGACACCGTGCTGGACGTCGAGCTCATCGAGCAGGGCTGGGTGAACGACCTTCTCCGCCTGGTGCAGCAGGCCCGCAAGGACGCCGGATTCCAGGTATCCGACCGGATCAGCCTCGCTCTGGCCGTTCCGGACGATCTCTGGGCCGCCGTCGACGTCCGCCGGGAGCAGGTGGCCGCCGAGACTCTCGCCACCGCGATCGGCCGGGTGCCGCACATCGAATCGGAGCGGGCGGTCACCGGGGAGGTGGGTGACGGCATCAAGGTGGTGCTGGCTGTCGCTCTGGCGGCGGACTGA
- a CDS encoding phosphodiesterase has protein sequence MVENATPAVAVQSVAVQYPRPGHFLLHVSDTHFVGDGLLYGAVDVEGHLTELLGRFEASHSRPEAIVITGDMADNGDPAAYRRLRGIVEPVALRLGAQVIWVMGNHDSRAAVRVCLLDEEPSNDPIDQVHWLGGLRVIALDTSVPGRHHGEVSEAQLAWLAAELATGAPEGTILAMHHPPVPSVLDLAVLVELQDQQRLAAVLAGSDVRTILAGHLHYSTTAMFAGINVSVASASCYTQDLAVSGGAMRSRDGAQAINLVHVFDHTVMHSVAPMGSFPVLSAVSADQATAQLERAGIVLAPVSIAAFSQGAGTAK, from the coding sequence ATGGTCGAGAATGCGACTCCGGCTGTGGCGGTCCAGTCGGTGGCGGTCCAATATCCGCGACCCGGGCATTTCTTGCTGCACGTCAGCGACACCCATTTCGTCGGGGACGGCCTGCTCTACGGTGCCGTCGACGTCGAGGGCCACCTGACGGAATTGCTGGGCCGGTTCGAGGCGAGCCATTCCAGGCCCGAGGCGATTGTCATCACCGGCGACATGGCCGACAACGGCGATCCGGCCGCCTATCGCCGCCTGCGAGGCATCGTGGAGCCGGTCGCCCTGCGGCTCGGCGCCCAGGTAATCTGGGTGATGGGCAACCACGACAGCCGCGCCGCCGTCCGCGTGTGCCTGCTCGACGAGGAGCCCTCCAACGATCCGATCGATCAGGTGCACTGGCTCGGGGGTCTGCGGGTGATCGCGCTCGACACCTCCGTGCCCGGGCGTCACCACGGCGAGGTGAGCGAGGCGCAGCTCGCCTGGCTGGCGGCCGAACTGGCCACCGGGGCGCCCGAGGGCACGATCCTGGCGATGCATCATCCGCCGGTCCCCAGCGTGCTGGATCTGGCCGTACTGGTGGAACTACAGGATCAGCAGCGGCTGGCCGCGGTATTGGCCGGTAGCGATGTCCGGACCATCCTGGCCGGTCATCTTCACTACTCGACCACGGCGATGTTCGCCGGCATCAACGTCTCGGTGGCCTCGGCGAGCTGCTACACGCAGGACCTGGCCGTCTCCGGGGGTGCGATGCGCAGCCGGGACGGCGCCCAGGCCATCAACCTGGTGCACGTCTTCGACCACACCGTGATGCACTCGGTGGCACCGATGGGCAGCTTTCCGGTGTTGTCCGCGGTATCGGCCGACCAGGCGACGGCTCAGCTGGAGAGGGCCGGGATCGTGCTCGCCCCGGTGTCGATCGCTGCCTTCTCCCAGGGCGCCGGAACCGCGAAGTAG
- a CDS encoding stealth family protein: MSDLVPAETWTGHDEVKLAPAEPTAKYDTPGVLITADLNRPHAHVDAWPQLLAREDVVLVDGRFSLVNSTLTPSEAMIADLLFVSDALDRADIAYLLVRGSDDRPVLAVDRRERHRLALALQAESNREPLYSKPIGHRKGAAVLVAGGTLSENPKARVFRLFRPRIELRGGLRFGSDTGVQLELWSFRHGRSKPPTENRLTRREWIHETLVRTTVERYGRVWPTFEHMFADFSDDITFDIDIVFSWVDAGSLEWQKARAKRMSSYVVGEGDDNEARFRQLDELKYALRSVHLFAPWIRTIFIVTDSACPQWLDEHPKVKVVRSEEFFSDPSVLPTHNSMAVESQLHHIPGLSEHFLYSNDDMFFGRPVRPELFFTSGGLTKFLEGPNRIGLGDNNPERSGFENAARVNRQLLQQRFGKLTTRHLEHAAAPLRKSVMREMELEFPEEFRSTMASTFRASTNISVTNSLYHYYALLTGRAVRNETAIAEYIDTTTGAGLRSLDKLLRQRSFDCFCLNDGSFPEVPADERAAAVRLFLDRYFAVPAPWEKAAIDTGASTIPALSS; encoded by the coding sequence ATGTCTGATTTGGTACCAGCCGAAACATGGACAGGTCATGATGAGGTAAAGCTCGCCCCCGCCGAACCGACCGCGAAGTACGACACCCCGGGAGTTCTGATCACCGCTGACCTGAACCGACCGCACGCCCACGTCGACGCCTGGCCGCAGTTGCTGGCCAGAGAGGACGTCGTGCTCGTCGACGGACGGTTCTCACTGGTGAACTCCACCCTCACCCCGAGCGAGGCGATGATCGCCGACCTGCTGTTCGTCAGTGACGCGCTGGATCGGGCCGACATCGCGTACCTGCTGGTGCGCGGGTCCGACGACCGCCCGGTGCTGGCCGTCGACAGGCGCGAACGCCACCGGCTGGCGCTGGCCCTGCAGGCCGAGTCGAACCGCGAGCCGCTGTACTCCAAGCCCATCGGCCACCGGAAGGGCGCAGCCGTGCTCGTGGCCGGCGGCACTCTTTCGGAGAATCCCAAGGCCAGGGTCTTCCGGCTGTTCCGGCCGCGGATCGAACTGCGCGGTGGGCTGCGGTTCGGGTCGGACACGGGCGTCCAGCTCGAGCTGTGGAGCTTCCGGCACGGTCGTTCCAAGCCGCCCACCGAGAACCGGCTGACCAGGCGCGAATGGATCCACGAGACCCTGGTCAGAACCACGGTCGAACGATACGGGCGGGTCTGGCCGACCTTCGAGCACATGTTCGCCGACTTCAGCGACGACATCACCTTCGACATCGACATCGTCTTCTCCTGGGTCGATGCCGGCTCCCTCGAGTGGCAGAAGGCGCGAGCCAAGCGGATGTCCAGCTACGTGGTCGGCGAGGGCGACGACAACGAGGCACGCTTCCGTCAGCTGGACGAACTCAAGTACGCCCTGCGATCGGTCCACCTGTTCGCGCCCTGGATCCGGACCATCTTCATCGTCACCGACTCGGCGTGCCCCCAGTGGCTCGACGAGCACCCGAAGGTGAAGGTCGTCAGGAGCGAGGAATTCTTCTCCGACCCCTCGGTGCTGCCGACGCACAACTCGATGGCGGTGGAGAGCCAGCTCCACCACATCCCTGGCCTGAGCGAGCATTTCCTCTACTCGAACGACGACATGTTCTTCGGCCGGCCGGTCCGACCGGAGCTCTTCTTCACCTCGGGCGGGCTCACCAAATTCCTCGAGGGACCCAATCGCATCGGCCTCGGGGACAACAACCCGGAACGAAGCGGTTTCGAGAATGCGGCACGGGTGAATCGTCAGCTGCTGCAACAGCGATTCGGCAAGCTGACCACCCGGCATCTGGAACATGCGGCAGCGCCGCTGCGCAAATCGGTGATGCGGGAGATGGAGCTGGAATTCCCCGAGGAATTCCGGTCGACGATGGCCAGCACCTTCCGGGCGAGCACCAACATATCGGTGACGAATTCGCTCTACCACTACTACGCACTGCTCACCGGGCGCGCGGTGCGCAACGAGACGGCGATCGCCGAATACATCGACACCACGACCGGCGCAGGACTGCGCAGTCTCGACAAGCTACTGCGGCAGCGGTCTTTCGACTGCTTCTGCCTCAATGACGGCAGTTTCCCCGAGGTTCCCGCCGACGAACGGGCCGCCGCGGTCAGGCTGTTCCTCGACCGCTACTTCGCGGTTCCGGCGCCCTGGGAGAAGGCAGCGATCGACACCGGGGCGAGCACGATCCCGGCCCTCTCCAGCTGA
- a CDS encoding NAD-dependent protein deacetylase, which produces MPVTRLPEQLPALPQTSTAGFDERAFAAAVDMVAAGSMVALTGAGLSTDSGIPDYRGPGAPVRAPMTISEFRSGAVAQQRYWARSHLGWRRMGTAVPNAGHFAIAALEGAGYLTELITQNVDGLHQQAGSRRVVDLHGRIDEVICLNCHQITPRIELHHRLEQLNPDFGAELDLISAPDGDVEFDDTSGFRVAACRRCSGPLKPNVVFFGDSVPKSTVQHCFSAVDAAQGMLVAGSSLTVMSGLRFVRYARRRGIPVVIFNRGVTRGDDQASYKIDAGCSQTLTDLAHQLGA; this is translated from the coding sequence GTGCCTGTGACCCGCCTTCCGGAGCAGCTTCCGGCCCTGCCGCAGACCTCAACGGCCGGGTTCGACGAACGTGCGTTCGCTGCGGCCGTCGACATGGTCGCGGCCGGATCCATGGTCGCGCTGACCGGCGCCGGGTTGTCCACCGACTCCGGCATCCCCGACTACCGCGGTCCTGGAGCCCCGGTGCGGGCGCCGATGACGATCAGCGAGTTCCGGTCCGGTGCCGTGGCACAGCAGAGGTACTGGGCCAGAAGTCATCTGGGTTGGCGGAGGATGGGTACGGCGGTACCGAACGCCGGTCACTTCGCGATCGCCGCGCTAGAAGGCGCCGGATACCTGACCGAGCTGATCACCCAGAACGTGGACGGTCTGCACCAGCAGGCGGGCAGTCGGCGGGTGGTCGACCTGCACGGACGGATCGACGAGGTCATCTGCCTCAACTGCCACCAGATCACCCCCCGGATCGAGCTCCACCACCGGCTGGAGCAGCTCAATCCCGACTTCGGCGCCGAACTCGACCTGATCAGCGCACCCGACGGCGACGTCGAGTTCGACGACACCTCCGGGTTCCGCGTCGCCGCGTGCCGCCGTTGTAGCGGGCCGCTGAAGCCCAACGTGGTGTTCTTCGGCGACAGCGTGCCGAAATCGACTGTCCAGCATTGCTTCTCGGCCGTGGACGCCGCCCAGGGCATGCTGGTGGCCGGTTCTTCGCTGACGGTGATGTCGGGGCTGCGGTTCGTCCGCTACGCCAGACGGCGCGGGATCCCGGTGGTCATCTTCAATCGGGGTGTCACCAGGGGCGACGACCAGGCCAGCTACAAGATCGACGCCGGCTGCTCCCAGACCCTCACCGATCTGGCCCACCAACTCGGCGCCTAG
- a CDS encoding type B 50S ribosomal protein L31, with protein MKKNIHPDYHQVVFRDSSTGDEFLTRSTASSSARVELADGSRYPLIVADVTSASHPFWTGNARIVDTQGQIQKFHQRFGQRVRQG; from the coding sequence ATGAAGAAGAACATCCACCCCGACTACCACCAGGTCGTCTTCCGGGACTCCAGTACCGGGGACGAGTTCCTGACCCGCTCGACCGCCTCCAGTTCCGCGCGCGTCGAACTCGCGGACGGCAGCCGCTACCCCTTGATCGTCGCGGACGTCACCAGCGCGTCCCATCCGTTCTGGACGGGCAACGCGCGGATCGTCGACACCCAGGGGCAGATCCAGAAGTTCCACCAGCGGTTCGGGCAGCGCGTACGTCAGGGCTGA
- the cobF gene encoding precorrin-6A synthase (deacetylating) — protein sequence MRQLFVIGIGAGDPEQVTVQAINALNQVDVFFVADKGAGKDDLVALRTEVCRRYITGKPYRIVEVEDPERDRSTTVATTDGYRTAVVDWHEARVATWESVMLAELAPGDNPGFLVWGDPALYDSVLRIVERLQARGALEFQYRVIPGISSVQQLAAAHRIVLNRIGGPIHITTGRRLRDGLPADQHDVVVMLDGELVCRHFTEPDLEIYWGAYLGTPDEILVAGVLVEVIEEIIRVRAEAKSRKGWIMDTYLIRRGS from the coding sequence GTGCGTCAGCTCTTCGTCATCGGGATCGGCGCGGGCGATCCCGAACAGGTCACGGTGCAGGCGATCAACGCCCTGAATCAGGTCGACGTCTTCTTCGTGGCCGACAAGGGCGCCGGCAAGGACGATCTCGTCGCCCTGCGCACCGAGGTCTGCCGGCGTTACATCACCGGGAAGCCCTACCGCATCGTCGAGGTCGAGGATCCCGAACGGGACCGCAGCACGACGGTCGCGACGACGGACGGCTACCGCACGGCCGTCGTCGACTGGCACGAGGCCAGGGTGGCAACCTGGGAATCGGTGATGCTGGCCGAACTGGCGCCGGGCGACAACCCGGGGTTCCTGGTGTGGGGCGACCCGGCCCTCTACGACAGCGTCCTCCGGATCGTCGAACGACTGCAGGCCAGGGGGGCGCTCGAATTCCAGTACCGGGTGATCCCCGGGATCAGCAGCGTCCAACAGCTGGCGGCCGCCCATCGGATCGTGCTCAACCGGATCGGCGGACCGATACACATCACCACCGGGCGACGACTCCGGGACGGTCTGCCGGCCGATCAGCACGACGTGGTGGTGATGCTCGACGGGGAACTGGTCTGCCGGCACTTCACCGAACCGGATCTCGAGATCTACTGGGGCGCCTATCTCGGTACGCCTGACGAGATCCTGGTCGCCGGGGTGCTCGTCGAGGTGATCGAAGAGATCATCAGGGTGCGGGCGGAGGCCAAGTCGCGCAAGGGTTGGATCATGGACACCTACCTGATCCGTCGCGGGAGCTGA